A region from the Brachyspira pilosicoli genome encodes:
- the lysA gene encoding diaminopimelate decarboxylase: MIYYKDNILMCEDIEIRNITDVYKTPFYIYSKNDILEKIRFLKNVFSEIENHSIVYAIKAENNLSILKMMIEEGIGGDVVSIGETLKYIKAGGKAENIVFSGVAKTEEEIRKSIELNIKRFNIESIPEAIRINSIAKELKRRVKCSIRVNPNIDAHTHEKITTGINGNKFGISIKTIRENANMLKSLDNIEIESLSMHIGSQMVDAEPFYKAILVMRDLIAEVNSLGFNITNIDIGGGFGVRYNRAHSGFDFDKFKKDSISLLKEMNLSVTTEPGRYFVAESGALIMRVEYIKEELSRKYAILDGGMNDYVRVAMYEAYNEIMPLVKTDKYSNYDFVGPICESSDVFANDRECETLKEGDYVALLDAGAYGFSMSSNYNSRPLISQVMIDKDKHYIIRKRQSFEDMIKDEII, encoded by the coding sequence ATGATATACTATAAAGATAATATTTTAATGTGTGAAGATATTGAGATTAGAAATATTACAGATGTTTATAAGACTCCTTTTTATATTTATTCAAAAAATGATATTTTAGAAAAGATTAGGTTTTTAAAAAATGTATTTTCAGAGATAGAGAATCATTCTATAGTTTATGCTATTAAGGCAGAGAATAATTTATCTATATTAAAGATGATGATAGAAGAGGGAATAGGGGGAGATGTAGTATCTATTGGTGAAACGTTAAAATATATAAAAGCAGGCGGAAAGGCTGAGAATATAGTATTTTCTGGGGTTGCTAAAACAGAAGAAGAGATAAGAAAATCAATAGAATTAAATATAAAGCGTTTTAATATAGAATCTATTCCAGAGGCAATAAGGATAAACTCTATAGCAAAAGAATTAAAAAGAAGAGTAAAATGTTCTATAAGAGTTAATCCAAATATAGATGCCCATACTCATGAAAAAATTACAACAGGAATTAACGGGAACAAATTTGGTATTAGTATAAAGACAATTAGAGAAAATGCTAATATGTTAAAATCTTTGGACAATATAGAAATAGAATCATTATCTATGCATATAGGCTCCCAAATGGTGGATGCTGAACCTTTTTATAAGGCAATACTTGTAATGAGAGATTTGATAGCAGAGGTTAATAGTTTAGGCTTTAATATAACAAACATAGATATAGGCGGAGGATTTGGAGTAAGATACAATAGGGCGCATTCTGGATTTGATTTTGATAAGTTTAAAAAAGATAGTATAAGTCTTCTTAAAGAGATGAATCTTAGCGTTACAACAGAGCCTGGAAGATATTTTGTTGCGGAGTCTGGTGCTTTGATAATGAGAGTGGAATATATAAAAGAAGAGCTTAGCAGAAAGTATGCTATTTTAGACGGCGGTATGAATGATTATGTTAGGGTTGCTATGTATGAGGCTTATAATGAAATAATGCCTTTAGTAAAAACTGATAAATATTCAAATTATGATTTTGTAGGACCTATATGCGAAAGCTCGGATGTGTTTGCTAATGACAGAGAATGCGAAACCCTCAAAGAGGGAGATTATGTTGCTTTGCTTGATGCGGGTGCTTATGGTTTTAGTATGTCTAGCAATTATAACTCTCGTCCATTAATATCGCAGGTAATGATAGATAAAGATAAACATTATATTATAAGAAAAAGACAGAGTTTTGAAGATATGATAAAAGATGAGATAATATAA
- the moaC gene encoding cyclic pyranopterin monophosphate synthase MoaC: MELTHIDENGNANMVDVGNKDIVKREAKAQGKIYLSKETIYLIKENNIKKGDVISVARIAGIMGAKQTSNLIPLCHNINIEKVSIDFILEDDGIIAMSYCRCSYKTGIEMEALTAVSISLLTIWDMCKAVDKKMQIGDIVLISKTKEDI, from the coding sequence ATGGAATTAACTCATATAGATGAAAATGGAAATGCCAATATGGTTGATGTTGGAAATAAAGATATTGTAAAAAGAGAAGCCAAAGCTCAAGGAAAAATATATTTGTCTAAAGAGACTATTTATTTAATAAAAGAAAACAATATAAAAAAAGGCGATGTTATATCTGTTGCAAGAATAGCTGGTATAATGGGGGCAAAACAAACTTCTAATCTTATACCTTTATGCCATAATATTAATATAGAAAAAGTGTCTATTGATTTTATTTTGGAAGATGACGGAATAATTGCAATGTCTTATTGCAGATGCAGCTATAAAACAGGAATAGAAATGGAAGCTTTAACTGCAGTTAGTATATCTCTTTTAACTATATGGGATATGTGTAAGGCAGTAGATAAAAAAATGCAAATAGGCGATATTGTATTAATTTCAAAAACTAAAGAGGATATTTAA
- the modB gene encoding molybdate ABC transporter permease subunit yields MEYSPLILSLKTAFYSTIITFFVGIYIAFAVFKIKRFSSIFDIVFTLPLVLPPTVVGFFLLIFFGRNSFIGSIVEKLGFPFIFTLRGAILASFIVSFPLMYRTSKGAFEQIDTNIINAAKTLGKSENWIFWRIILPNSWQSILGGTILSFTRALGEFGATIMIAGNIPNRTQTISLAIYTAVQAGDRDLAFRWVAIIVAISFISIMMMNIIIPVSNSIKKRL; encoded by the coding sequence ATGGAATATTCTCCATTAATACTTTCTTTAAAAACAGCATTCTATTCTACTATAATTACTTTTTTTGTTGGAATATATATTGCTTTTGCAGTTTTTAAGATAAAGAGATTTTCATCTATATTTGATATAGTATTTACTCTTCCTTTAGTACTTCCTCCTACGGTTGTTGGATTTTTTTTGCTTATATTTTTCGGAAGAAATTCTTTTATAGGAAGCATAGTTGAAAAATTAGGTTTTCCTTTTATCTTTACTTTGAGGGGGGCTATACTTGCTTCTTTTATAGTTTCTTTTCCATTAATGTACAGAACTAGTAAAGGAGCTTTTGAGCAGATAGACACTAATATTATAAATGCCGCTAAAACATTAGGTAAATCTGAAAATTGGATATTTTGGAGAATAATACTTCCAAATAGCTGGCAATCTATATTAGGTGGAACTATACTTTCTTTTACAAGGGCTTTAGGAGAATTTGGCGCTACTATTATGATTGCTGGAAACATACCTAATAGAACTCAAACTATATCTCTTGCTATATATACAGCCGTGCAGGCTGGAGATAGAGATTTAGCTTTTAGGTGGGTTGCAATAATTGTTGCTATATCGTTTATAAGCATAATGATGATGAATATTATAATACCTGTTTCTAATAGCATTAAAAAAAGATTATAA
- a CDS encoding GTP 3',8-cyclase MoaA, with product MLDSFNREINYIRVSVTDRCNLRCVYCMPEEDFEKKSHNEILSYEQICNVVKEAAELGVKKVRLTGGEPLVRKDIDNLVSMIRMVKKIETIAMTTNALLLSTIAEKLKKSGLDSINVSLDTLDDERYKYITRGGNLKDALRGIETASKLGFQLKINVVVYDKKSREELPLLEKYASSINAKLQTIQYYNINAQKVDSINYDRPHRCKYCNRIRLLSDGYLLSCLHSNIKFKIDFNDIRGSIIKCIEGKPENGTYSDVKSISMIGG from the coding sequence ATGTTAGATTCATTTAATAGAGAGATTAATTATATTAGGGTATCTGTTACAGATAGATGCAATTTAAGGTGTGTTTATTGTATGCCTGAAGAGGATTTTGAAAAAAAAAGTCATAATGAAATTTTATCTTATGAACAAATATGTAATGTTGTAAAAGAGGCAGCAGAGCTTGGAGTTAAAAAGGTTCGTCTTACTGGAGGAGAGCCTTTGGTGAGAAAAGATATTGATAATCTTGTTTCTATGATTAGAATGGTAAAAAAAATTGAAACTATAGCTATGACTACAAATGCTTTGCTTCTCTCTACTATCGCAGAAAAATTAAAAAAATCAGGGCTTGATTCTATTAATGTTTCTCTTGATACTTTAGACGATGAAAGATATAAATATATTACAAGAGGCGGTAATTTGAAAGATGCTTTAAGAGGAATTGAAACAGCTTCTAAACTTGGTTTTCAATTAAAGATTAATGTTGTTGTTTATGATAAGAAGAGTAGGGAGGAACTACCATTATTAGAAAAATATGCAAGTAGTATTAATGCTAAATTACAAACTATTCAATATTATAATATTAATGCTCAAAAGGTTGATAGTATTAATTATGACAGACCTCATAGATGCAAATATTGTAATAGAATAAGGCTTCTTTCTGATGGTTATTTGCTTAGCTGTTTGCATAGTAATATTAAGTTTAAAATTGACTTTAACGATATAAGAGGCTCTATTATAAAATGCATTGAAGGGAAGCCTGAGAATGGCACTTATAGCGATGTTAAATCTATTAGTATGATAGGAGGATAA
- a CDS encoding aminopeptidase P family protein — MSTLKTFISKENNKFDYDSRLNRLLDITKETILITKNENIFYLTGFKGTAGWLLIYDSKKYLFVDSRYFEVASKITHKTTVVLVANTYQDALADFIKENNIKEITVAKNALYLTDYENVVAAMVNNSIKVSISKADIDSIRIVKEKEEINIIKENLHSAEKAMIKMLSTVKEGVTEKDLAAELEYQMRKEGGDKTAFDTILLFGDRTSLPHGVPSDRKLKLGDNILMDFGLSRDGYKSDITRTFFFGKGDKFDKMQKIYNIVKEANEKGAAAIHSGITGKEVDNVAREVIKNAGYGQYFGHGLGHGVGLEIHESPRLSPIVDHILDGGAVVTIEPGIYLPDFGGVRIENMAIVTKDGPAILNSTPTDLIIL, encoded by the coding sequence ATGTCAACATTAAAAACTTTTATAAGCAAAGAAAATAATAAATTTGATTATGATTCAAGATTAAATAGACTATTAGATATTACAAAAGAAACAATTTTAATAACAAAAAATGAAAACATATTTTATTTGACAGGTTTTAAAGGTACAGCAGGCTGGCTTTTAATATATGATTCTAAAAAGTATTTATTTGTAGATTCAAGATATTTTGAAGTAGCATCTAAAATTACTCATAAAACTACAGTTGTTTTGGTTGCGAATACTTATCAAGATGCTTTAGCTGATTTTATAAAAGAAAACAATATAAAAGAAATAACTGTTGCTAAGAATGCATTATATCTTACTGATTATGAAAACGTAGTAGCTGCTATGGTAAATAACTCTATTAAGGTATCTATAAGTAAAGCTGATATAGACTCTATAAGAATAGTAAAAGAAAAAGAAGAAATTAATATAATAAAAGAGAATCTACACAGTGCTGAAAAGGCTATGATAAAAATGCTATCAACTGTAAAAGAAGGAGTTACAGAAAAAGATTTGGCTGCAGAATTAGAATATCAAATGAGAAAAGAAGGCGGAGATAAAACAGCATTTGACACTATACTTCTTTTTGGCGATAGAACATCTCTTCCTCATGGAGTTCCGTCAGATAGAAAATTAAAACTTGGGGATAATATTTTAATGGACTTTGGCTTATCAAGAGATGGATATAAAAGTGATATTACAAGAACTTTCTTTTTTGGCAAAGGCGATAAATTTGATAAAATGCAAAAAATATACAATATAGTAAAAGAAGCAAATGAGAAAGGAGCAGCTGCTATACATTCTGGAATAACAGGAAAAGAAGTTGATAATGTTGCAAGAGAAGTAATAAAAAATGCTGGATATGGACAGTATTTCGGACATGGTCTTGGACATGGTGTTGGACTTGAGATACATGAATCTCCTAGGTTATCACCTATAGTTGATCATATACTTGATGGGGGGGCTGTAGTTACTATTGAGCCTGGAATATATCTTCCAGATTTTGGAGGAGTGAGAATAGAGAATATGGCTATAGTAACTAAAGATGGTCCTGCAATTTTAAATAGCACACCAACTGATTTAATTATATTATAA
- the modA gene encoding molybdate ABC transporter substrate-binding protein — MKKIMFAFFLISYLFVSCNQSNNTQSNSENKEIYVLAAASLTDVLTELANNYKQETSTEVIFSFASSGALQAQIEASAPADIFFSAAQKQMNALEEKGLIDSETRKDLLENKVVLITPKNSNLNIKSFTDITNSNVKKIGLGEPKSVPVGQYSEEILSNLSILDIAKEKAVYGSDVRNVLDWVETAEVDCGIVYATDAKIAKNINIIAEAPEGTHKKVIYPISIIKSSQNKEEAKKFIEYISTDKSKEIFQNYGFTVVK; from the coding sequence ATGAAAAAGATTATGTTTGCATTTTTTTTAATATCATATTTGTTTGTATCATGTAATCAATCAAATAATACTCAATCTAATTCAGAAAATAAAGAAATATATGTATTAGCAGCAGCAAGCCTAACAGATGTACTTACAGAATTAGCTAATAATTATAAACAAGAAACATCAACAGAAGTTATATTTTCTTTTGCTTCATCAGGTGCTTTGCAAGCTCAAATAGAAGCCTCTGCTCCTGCCGATATATTTTTCTCTGCAGCTCAAAAACAAATGAATGCTTTAGAAGAAAAAGGTTTAATTGACAGTGAAACTAGAAAAGATTTACTTGAAAATAAAGTTGTTTTAATTACTCCAAAAAACTCTAATTTAAATATTAAATCATTTACAGATATAACTAATTCTAATGTGAAAAAAATTGGACTTGGCGAGCCAAAAAGTGTGCCAGTAGGACAGTATTCTGAAGAGATATTAAGTAATTTATCTATATTAGATATTGCTAAAGAAAAAGCTGTTTATGGTTCTGATGTTAGAAATGTTCTTGATTGGGTAGAGACTGCTGAAGTTGATTGCGGAATAGTGTATGCTACAGATGCTAAAATAGCAAAAAATATTAATATAATAGCAGAAGCTCCAGAAGGTACTCATAAAAAAGTTATTTATCCTATATCGATAATAAAATCTTCTCAAAACAAAGAAGAAGCAAAGAAGTTTATAGAGTATATTTCTACAGATAAATCAAAAGAGATATTTCAAAATTATGGTTTTACTGTAGTAAAATAA
- a CDS encoding HNH endonuclease family protein, whose translation MARRKNKKLNKLFVLFIAVVFALIYYCYDKYDIIEAKYFTKKIERYNRDDWGKWRDDDNDGLNTRNEVLLEESLIKPIISNNKVVSGRWYDKYTGKYFDDPKDLDIDHLVPLKNAYMSGASNWSKEKKNRYYNYLKNEHHLIAVSRSANRSKGDKSPLEWLPENEEYQCEYIREWYKIKTDWGLTVEEGFDELSNRICKGK comes from the coding sequence ATGGCAAGAAGAAAAAATAAAAAGTTAAATAAATTATTTGTGCTTTTTATAGCAGTTGTTTTTGCTTTAATATATTATTGTTATGATAAATATGACATAATAGAAGCTAAATATTTTACTAAAAAAATAGAAAGATATAACAGAGATGATTGGGGAAAATGGAGAGATGATGACAATGATGGGCTTAATACAAGAAATGAAGTTCTTTTGGAAGAGTCTTTAATAAAACCTATAATATCAAATAATAAAGTAGTATCTGGAAGATGGTATGATAAATACACCGGCAAATATTTTGATGACCCTAAAGATTTGGATATAGACCATTTGGTGCCTTTAAAAAACGCTTATATGAGCGGTGCTAGTAATTGGAGCAAAGAGAAAAAAAATAGATATTATAATTATTTGAAAAACGAGCATCATTTAATAGCTGTTTCAAGAAGTGCTAATCGTTCTAAGGGAGATAAATCACCTCTCGAATGGCTTCCAGAAAATGAAGAGTATCAATGCGAATATATTAGAGAGTGGTATAAAATAAAAACAGATTGGGGACTTACTGTTGAAGAAGGTTTTGATGAATTATCAAATAGAATCTGTAAAGGAAAATAA
- a CDS encoding sulfate/molybdate ABC transporter ATP-binding protein: MSLIVDIKKRLSNFDLDLQFEASGGGVFAILGASGSGKSMALKCIAGIEKPDSGYIELDGKIFYDSKRHINIKPQKRNVGFLFQNYALFPNMTVEENIKTGIRNKDINIEDITKKFFIYDIRNKKPREISGGEQQRTALARIFVSSPNMLLLDEPLSALDYHIKLELEKFILFNIKEFNGTTLFVSHNREEVYKMADNIGILNRGKFEVIDSKHNIFKTPKTYFSALLVGCENFSKVRLLGDKKIECVDWNIIINNNNNNINYVGVRANSFFEYNDFNNSQNINMKCRIKKIVEEIFSYVITVTPINTESEIIWHLNKDNYKKDYYIGMEINLAINIDNIMFLE, translated from the coding sequence TTGAGCTTAATAGTTGATATTAAAAAGAGATTATCTAATTTTGATTTAGATTTGCAATTTGAGGCGAGTGGTGGAGGAGTGTTCGCTATACTTGGGGCTTCTGGAAGCGGTAAGAGTATGGCTTTGAAATGTATTGCAGGTATAGAGAAACCAGACAGCGGATATATAGAACTTGACGGAAAAATTTTTTATGATTCTAAAAGACATATTAATATTAAACCGCAAAAAAGAAATGTTGGATTTTTATTTCAAAATTATGCTTTATTTCCAAACATGACAGTCGAAGAAAATATAAAAACAGGAATTAGAAATAAAGATATTAATATTGAAGATATAACGAAAAAGTTTTTTATATATGATATAAGAAATAAAAAGCCAAGAGAGATATCTGGAGGCGAACAGCAGAGGACAGCTTTAGCAAGAATATTTGTATCATCACCTAATATGTTATTATTAGATGAACCTTTGAGTGCTTTAGATTATCATATAAAGTTGGAGTTAGAAAAGTTTATTTTATTTAATATAAAAGAGTTTAACGGCACTACATTATTTGTATCCCATAATAGAGAAGAAGTTTATAAGATGGCTGATAATATAGGTATATTAAACAGAGGTAAATTTGAAGTTATAGATTCTAAGCATAATATTTTTAAAACTCCAAAGACATATTTTTCTGCTTTGCTTGTTGGGTGTGAGAACTTTTCGAAAGTGAGATTATTAGGTGATAAAAAAATAGAGTGTGTTGATTGGAATATTATAATTAATAATAATAATAATAATATAAATTATGTTGGAGTTAGGGCTAATAGTTTTTTTGAATATAATGATTTTAATAATTCTCAAAACATTAATATGAAATGCCGTATTAAAAAGATAGTAGAAGAGATTTTTTCTTATGTTATCACTGTTACTCCTATAAATACTGAAAGTGAAATAATATGGCATTTGAATAAAGATAATTATAAAAAAGATTATTATATTGGAATGGAGATAAATTTAGCTATTAATATTGATAATATTATGTTTTTAGAATAA
- a CDS encoding response regulator: protein MATAPLGFNSKSGKQYKVMLVDDSSIIRIAEKKILLSEDFNVVMEADNAMAALKYLREIPEKPDIIMLDFEMPQMNGLDLLKRIRALNYEGKIVVVTSHTNKETFMEFVNLKVDTYIAKPIQRQIIIAHLARILGRFDYL, encoded by the coding sequence ATGGCTACAGCTCCATTAGGTTTTAATAGTAAAAGCGGCAAACAGTATAAAGTGATGTTAGTAGATGATTCTAGTATTATAAGAATAGCCGAAAAAAAAATATTACTTTCAGAAGATTTTAATGTTGTTATGGAAGCAGACAATGCTATGGCAGCTTTAAAATATTTAAGAGAAATACCAGAAAAACCTGATATTATAATGCTTGACTTTGAAATGCCGCAAATGAATGGATTAGATTTGCTCAAAAGAATAAGAGCATTAAATTATGAAGGTAAAATAGTGGTTGTTACTTCACATACCAATAAAGAAACTTTTATGGAATTTGTAAATCTTAAAGTAGATACTTATATTGCAAAACCTATTCAGCGTCAGATAATTATTGCGCACTTAGCAAGAATACTTGGAAGATTTGATTATTTATAA
- a CDS encoding metal-dependent transcriptional regulator — MKQQEMTPILENYLETIYNLEVEKQFKEAIRITDIADLVGRSKASVNTAIKTLCKLGHIKHEHYGDIELTDSGRAIGKDIAERHAIFYYFLTKVLNIDEKIADEEACLIEHAMSRDTVHKFKEFLCDYCKKENILNKQN, encoded by the coding sequence ATGAAACAACAAGAAATGACACCAATATTAGAAAATTATTTAGAAACTATCTACAACTTGGAAGTAGAAAAACAATTTAAAGAAGCAATTAGAATTACAGATATAGCAGATTTAGTAGGACGTTCAAAAGCAAGCGTTAATACAGCAATAAAAACATTATGCAAATTAGGTCATATAAAACATGAACATTATGGAGATATAGAGTTGACTGATTCTGGACGAGCTATAGGAAAAGATATAGCAGAAAGACATGCAATATTCTATTATTTCTTAACTAAAGTTTTAAATATAGATGAAAAAATAGCAGATGAAGAAGCTTGTTTAATAGAGCATGCTATGAGCAGAGATACTGTGCATAAGTTTAAAGAGTTTTTATGTGATTATTGCAAGAAAGAAAATATTTTAAACAAACAAAATTAA
- a CDS encoding molybdopterin molybdotransferase MoeA: MSRTFLHPDEALKLVLENIEDYGEEKISVLDSYNRVLVNDIYALNDDPPFSKSSMDGYAYNKEDENKDNYVLIEDKIIYAGLCEKIKINSGECVKIMTGAMLPENCNAVQRVEWTEKIEADKTTIKFTKKEISNNVIKKGNNKKTGEKILDKKFLLPKDIAILAGFGFSNIDVKKKIKVAVVSTGDEIANIGERLKDGQIYDANAPMLVSRTLALSCDSKFYGKVNDDEREIKNILSKAIEENDIVLISGGVSMGDFDYVHKELLELGVKQIFHGIAMKPGKPLFFGKLNKKAVFALPGNTVSSFMTFEIMVKAYILSCLGLKYESSYTNAVLTDEFNRKDNERLEYVPVKLIHNNTKLEARLINYNNSSMIASFSEANGILKIDIGVSNIKKGSIVDVRFI, from the coding sequence ATGTCTAGAACTTTTTTGCATCCTGATGAGGCTTTAAAATTGGTATTAGAAAATATAGAGGATTATGGCGAAGAGAAAATATCTGTACTTGATTCTTATAATAGAGTTTTAGTTAATGATATTTATGCTTTGAATGATGACCCTCCTTTTAGTAAATCATCTATGGACGGGTATGCCTATAATAAAGAAGATGAAAATAAAGATAATTATGTTTTAATTGAAGACAAAATAATATATGCCGGGCTTTGTGAGAAAATAAAAATTAATAGCGGTGAATGTGTAAAGATTATGACAGGAGCAATGCTGCCAGAAAATTGCAATGCTGTACAGAGAGTTGAATGGACTGAAAAAATAGAAGCAGATAAAACTACTATTAAATTTACAAAAAAAGAAATTAGTAATAATGTAATAAAAAAAGGAAACAATAAAAAAACAGGTGAAAAGATACTAGATAAAAAATTTTTACTTCCAAAAGATATAGCGATATTAGCAGGTTTTGGTTTTTCAAATATTGATGTGAAGAAAAAAATCAAAGTAGCAGTTGTTTCTACAGGAGATGAAATAGCAAATATTGGAGAGAGGTTAAAAGATGGTCAGATATATGATGCTAATGCTCCTATGCTTGTATCAAGAACTTTAGCATTATCTTGTGATAGTAAGTTTTATGGCAAAGTAAATGATGATGAAAGAGAGATAAAAAATATACTTTCTAAAGCTATAGAAGAAAATGATATTGTGCTTATAAGCGGCGGAGTATCTATGGGAGATTTTGATTATGTGCATAAAGAGTTATTGGAGCTTGGAGTAAAACAAATATTTCATGGTATAGCTATGAAGCCTGGCAAACCTTTATTTTTTGGTAAGCTTAATAAAAAGGCTGTGTTTGCTTTGCCTGGTAACACTGTTTCTTCATTTATGACTTTTGAGATTATGGTTAAGGCTTATATATTAAGTTGTTTAGGTTTGAAATATGAAAGTAGTTATACAAATGCTGTATTAACAGATGAGTTTAACAGAAAAGATAATGAAAGACTTGAATATGTACCTGTAAAGCTCATTCATAATAATACAAAGTTAGAAGCAAGGCTTATAAATTATAATAATTCTTCTATGATAGCATCCTTCTCCGAGGCTAATGGAATACTAAAAATAGATATAGGTGTTTCTAATATAAAAAAAGGGAGTATAGTTGATGTTAGATTCATTTAA
- a CDS encoding motility associated factor glycosyltransferase family protein gives MNISIKLHNKLQKEELSDIYKIDTNKDGLKIIYKNNRAIHSKYNIENECKRALENINKNKNLIIIYGYGLGYVLKYLLENINDYFNDEIIETLKIVIVVEDAAIFKYSYYNIYSTNNENVFFIDTEDDIDYINKIVDYKNINGINLVLLPSLTKEEKEKANLFYTDILNNMEKELSNILTNMYFENIWTKNIIFNSEYISKSSDVSILKNAFKDFKALLICPGPTLEYSIKKIKNNRESFIVICVDTAYSVLCKNNIIPDFVVTVDGGFFNSLDFIYESDDFPYLIMDIACNKIIPKRLENKTNLIRFSSNENLELVKYINEYAAISALNTSSTVASTMIDFAYYAGFKDVLLIGFDNSYPFYQRHIKHTLSYEYMINKTNKIKTFESYYFNTIKNNTNIDVYPPTEFIFENQIEYFKSFKDKYKDMNIKRLTYDAVKIEYIEEGNIDDFVFDRNMALIVANKRYKENNKTNIKEAYNKLKTILEEFKIKIFNIYNEAKNNNDEEKVNSIYDESIKTIKVYQEKANILKTILSSTMMMTNRANSTKRNKLIFLLTETLSNVTYFLSRIDIAIKKL, from the coding sequence ATGAATATATCTATAAAATTACACAATAAATTACAAAAAGAAGAATTATCTGATATTTATAAAATTGATACCAATAAAGATGGATTAAAAATAATATACAAAAATAATAGAGCAATACATAGTAAATATAATATAGAAAATGAATGTAAAAGAGCATTAGAAAATATAAATAAAAACAAAAATCTAATAATAATATATGGTTATGGATTAGGATATGTATTAAAATATTTGTTAGAAAATATTAACGATTATTTTAATGATGAAATTATAGAAACCCTCAAAATAGTTATTGTTGTAGAGGATGCAGCCATTTTTAAGTATTCATACTATAATATTTATTCTACAAACAATGAAAACGTTTTTTTTATAGATACTGAAGATGATATAGACTATATAAACAAAATAGTAGATTATAAAAATATTAATGGTATAAATCTTGTGCTGCTCCCATCACTTACTAAAGAAGAAAAAGAAAAAGCTAATTTATTTTATACTGATATATTAAATAATATGGAAAAAGAATTGTCTAATATATTAACAAATATGTATTTTGAAAATATATGGACAAAAAATATTATATTTAATAGCGAGTATATTAGCAAATCATCTGATGTATCTATATTAAAAAATGCATTCAAAGATTTCAAGGCTTTATTAATATGCCCCGGGCCTACTTTAGAATATTCTATAAAAAAAATAAAAAATAATAGAGAATCATTTATAGTAATATGCGTAGATACAGCTTATAGTGTACTTTGTAAGAATAATATAATACCAGATTTTGTCGTTACTGTAGACGGCGGATTTTTTAATTCTTTAGATTTTATTTATGAAAGTGATGATTTTCCATATTTAATAATGGATATAGCATGCAATAAAATAATACCTAAAAGATTAGAAAATAAAACTAATTTAATAAGATTTAGTTCAAATGAAAATTTAGAATTGGTAAAATATATTAATGAGTACGCTGCTATATCAGCATTAAATACTTCAAGTACAGTAGCAAGCACCATGATAGATTTTGCATATTATGCAGGTTTTAAAGATGTGCTTTTAATAGGTTTTGACAATAGCTATCCATTTTATCAAAGGCATATTAAGCATACATTGTCATACGAATATATGATAAACAAAACAAATAAAATAAAAACGTTTGAGTCTTATTATTTTAATACAATAAAAAATAATACTAATATTGATGTTTATCCTCCTACAGAGTTTATATTTGAAAACCAAATAGAATATTTTAAAAGTTTCAAAGATAAATACAAAGACATGAATATAAAAAGACTGACTTATGATGCTGTAAAGATAGAATATATTGAAGAGGGAAATATTGATGATTTCGTATTCGATAGAAATATGGCATTAATTGTAGCAAATAAAAGATATAAAGAAAATAATAAAACTAACATAAAAGAAGCTTATAATAAATTAAAAACTATATTAGAAGAGTTTAAAATTAAAATATTTAATATTTATAATGAAGCAAAAAATAATAATGATGAAGAGAAAGTAAATAGTATTTATGATGAATCTATAAAAACAATAAAAGTTTATCAAGAGAAAGCAAATATATTAAAAACAATACTCTCTTCTACTATGATGATGACAAATAGAGCTAATTCAACAAAAAGAAATAAACTTATATTCCTACTAACTGAAACATTAAGCAATGTTACCTATTTTTTAAGCAGAATAGATATAGCTATAAAAAAATTATAA